One Setaria italica strain Yugu1 chromosome I, Setaria_italica_v2.0, whole genome shotgun sequence DNA window includes the following coding sequences:
- the LOC101756960 gene encoding formin-like protein 7 codes for MALFRKFFYKKPPDGLLLITDNIYVFDHCFSMKEMEEDHFEAHIRGIAGDLLENFRDHSFMISNFGTRKEESPIYHILSDYGMTVLDYPGHYEGCPLLTMEMIHCILKSSESWLSLGQHNLLLMHCEQGSWPVLAFMLAALLIYLGHYSNEQKTLDMLYKQSSLELLEMFSPLNPMPSQIRYLRYISTRNVMPEWPPADRALTLDCVILRMVPNFQGQGGFRPIFRIYGPDPLMPPDQTPKVLFSTPKKSNLVRFYSQADELVKINLQCHVQGDVVLECINLYEDLDREEMIFRIMFNTAFIRSNILMLNRDHVDMLWNAKDQFPKDFRFEVIFSDMDAVTSHVTTEPVIHQEKQGLGVEEFAKVLDIFNHLDWLDGKRDTVPHTTQLKISAVTDEPETFFDTREELESEILHGQINSSTVVLKLGSEFGMLVSTEPRHIRLDSSSANAQSKSQTTALSPSRTQPTTALLSPSKVKIPKTTASSRELSSNTVMPQRSSSPVQPQQLMSDSAVQMLTEISDSASAEKSGSQTPVEHSSPLMANKSAPTASLIHLCTPPPLPPPPPTVSLLPVPAKLPQNTSTSTIDISLRSTVHPSSPSSEPSVPPQGFSRTGQLVKSQEPSNEIHGKLQTDSAEGPNVFALSADLSLSLDKKLRSDTTPPPPPPPPPPPLQKSGMMLLLSTPTPSISNTACSTSTSSSVWSTACPTSTTTSFSTPPAPPPPPPPSQTPPAPPPPPPPSRTPSVPPPPPPPSRAPHVPPAPPPPSQTPPVPPPPPPPSQSFPSISKRNDVAATHPPPPPPPLPSHVTSAPPGPPAPPLPPPKLAVANNASQKSSTIRPPPPPPGPHPKVSSNSLPSKGSVVSSNPPPPPAFSFGAKDRSTARSKSPRSLRANQPSKRTPLKPLHWVKVSRATQGSLWAETQKSDEASRAPEIDISELESLFSVMMPNMEAKRQRQHPSVATKQEKVLLIDLQRSKNCEIMLRNIKMPLPDLMGSVLALDDSIVDGDQVDYLIKFCPTKEEMELLKGYTGKKENLGNCEQFFMEMMKVPRVESKLRILSFKIKFVTQVADLKNSLSTINSVAEEVRSSVKLKRVMQTILSLGNALNQGTARGAAVGFRLDSLLKLSDIRARNNRMTLMHYLCKVLSDKLPEVLDFNTDLAHLEPASKIQLKELAEEMQAITKGLEKVEQELATSEKDPPETEIFYRKLKEFLADAQAEGRSLALLYSTAGKSADSLAHYFGEDPVRCPFEQVVSTLLSFVKTFERAHAENVKQMELEKKRAQAEAEKEKAKLGAHKKGESPKPGVPDRIEGDSRSDGWGRNRGRYIPPPPPAPMATAASTSAAAAVLASRLLRRSPRLLRRLSLSRAAPAALSSSSRPLAPLARQPLGHRARMGHTAAAAAAAGPALGLTKPNAVEPPQITFSAKDFEFSEWKGDILAVAVTEKDLSKDSDSKFENAVLKKLDSQLGGLLSEAAAEEDFTGKAGQSVVLRVAGQGFKRVGLIGLGQNAPSTAAACRGLGESVASVAKAAQASSAAIVFASPSGIQEEFKLTAAAAIASGTVLGSYEDSRYKSESKKVHLKQVDIIGLGSGPEVDQKLKYANDLSSGVIFGRELVNSPANVLTPAVLAEEASKIASTYSDVFTATILDEEKCKELKMGSYLAVAAASANPPHFIHLCYKPTDGNVKRKLAIVGKGLTFDSGGYNIKTGPGCSIELMKFDMGGSAAVFGAAKALGQIKPPGVEVHFIVAACENMISGTGMRPGDIVTASNGKTIEVNNTDAEGRLTLADALVYACNQGVEKIVDLATLTGACVVALGPNIAGIFTPSDELAKEVTAASEVSGEKFWRLPLEESYWESMKSGVADMVNTGGRQGGSITAALFLKQFVDEKVQWMHIDMAGPVWNDKKRAATGFGVSTLVEWVLKNSSS; via the exons ATGGCGCTGTTCCGGAAGTTTTTCTATAAGAAGCCGCCCGATGGGCTGCTCCTCATCACGGACAACATATACG TTTTTGATCATTGCTTCTCCATGAAAGAGATGGAAGAGGACCATTTTGAAGCACATATTAGAGGCATTGCAGGAGATCTTCTGGAAAATTTTCGTGATCACTCATTCATGATCTCGAATTTTGGGACTAGGAAGGAAGAAAGCCCTATATACCACATTTTATCTGATTACGGTATGACTGTATTAGACTACCCTGGCCACTATGAGGGATGTCCACTCCTGACTATGGAAATGATTCACTGTATCTTGAAGTCCAGCGAAAGCTGGCTTTCCTTGGGTCAGCATAATTTACTGCTAATGCACTGTGAACAAGGGAGCTGGCCTGTTCTGGCTTTCATGTTAGCTGCTCTTCTAATATACCTGGGGCATTATTCCAATGAGCAGAAAACACTGGATATGCTCTACAAACAATCATCTTTGGAGCTTTTGGAGATGTTTTCACCTCTGAATCCCATGCCTTCTCAAATAAGATATCTGCGCTATATATCAACTAGGAATGTCATGCCTGAGTGGCCTCCAGCTGATCGAGCCCTCACATTAGATTGTGTTATTTTGAGGATGGTTCCAAATTTTCAAGGTCAAGGTGGTTTCCGTCCAATATTCAGGATATATGGCCCAGATCCACTCATGCCCCCTGATCAGACTCCAAAAGTTCTGTTTTCAACTCCAAAGAAAAGCAACCTTGTCCGGTTTTACTCACAG GCAGATGAACTGGTGAAAATAAACCTTCAATGTCATGTCCAAGGAGATGTTGTGCTAGAGTGTATCAATTTGTATGAGGATCTGGATCGTGAAGAGATGATTTTCCGGATCATGTTCAACACAGCATTCATCCGATCGAACATCTTGATGCTTAACCGTGATCATGTAGACATGTTATGGAATGCAAAAGACCAATTCCCTAAAGATTTTCGGTTTGAG GTTATCTTTTCCGATATGGACGCAGTTACTTCACATGTCACAACAGAGCCTGTTATTCATCAAGAGAAACAAGGACTTGGGGTTGAAGAGTTTGCTAAGGTGCTAGATATCTTTAACCATTTAGACTGGTTGGATGGGAAGAGGGATACTGTACCTCACACAACCCAACTAAAGATATCAGCAGTTACTGATGAGCCTGAGACTTTCTTTGATACTCGAGAAGAACTTGAGTCTGAAATTTTACATGGTCAAATTAACTCTTCTACTGTTGTTCTGAAGCTTGGAAGTGAATTTGGTATGCTTGTCAGCACTGAACCAAGACATATTCGCCTAGATTCAAGTTCAGCTAATGCTCAATCTAAATCACAAACTACAGCACTATCTCCTTCTCGAACACAACCTACTACAGCGTTGTTATCACCTTCTAAGGTTAAGATTCCAAAGACCACTGCTTCATCAAGGGAACTGTCTTCAAATACAGTCATGCCGCAACGATCATCTTCGCCAGTTCAGCCTCAGCAACTAATGTCTGACTCTGCGGTCCAAATGTTAACAGAGATATCAGATTCAGCATCAGCTGAGAAGTCTGGTTCACAAACTCCAGTTGAGCATTCATCACCTCTGATGGCAAATAAATCAGCACCAACTGCATCCCTGATACACTTGTGcacacctcctcctcttcctccccctccaccCACTGTCTCATTACTCCCTGTTCCTGCTAAGTTACCCCAAAATACTAGCACAAGTACCATCGATATCTCCCTTAGATCAACTGTGCACCCTTCCTCACCTTCTTCAGAACCATCAGTCCCTCCTCAAGGTTTTTCGAGAACTGGACAACTGGTCAAGTCACAAGAACCTTCTAATGAAATTCATGGGAAGTTACAAACTGATAGTGCTGAAGGTCCCAATGTTTTCGCATTGTCAGCGGATTTGTCATTGTCACTGGATAAGAAATTAAGATCAGATActacaccgccgccgccaccaccacctccgcctccacctcttcAAAAATCAGGCATGATGCTGCTCCT TtccacccccaccccctccATCTCGAACACCGCCtgttccacctccacctcctcctctgtctGGAGCACCGCATGtcccacctccaccaccacctccttctCAACACCGcctgctccacctccaccaccacctccttctCAAACACCGcctgctccacctccaccacctcctccatctcgaACACCGTCtgttccacctccacctcctcctccgtctcGAGCACCGCATGTtccacctgcaccaccacctccttctCAAACACCGCCTgttccacctccaccacctcctccttcaCAAAGTTTTCCATCCATAAGTAAAAGAAATGATGTGGCAGCCACtcatccacctccgcctcccccaCCATTGCCATCCCATGTTACTTCTGCACCACCAGGGCCACCTGCACCCCCATTACCTCCTCCTAAGCTAGCTGTGGCCAACAATGCTTCACAGAAGTCATCAACAATcagaccaccaccacctccaccaggCCCCCACCCTAAGGTTTCGTCAAATTCTTTACCTAGCAAGGGAAGTGTTGTCAGTTCTAACCCTCCCCCACCTCCAGCATTTTCGTTTGGTGCAAAGGACCGTAGCACAGCCCGCTCCAAAAGTCCTAGAAGTTTACGTGCCAACCAGCCATCTAAGAGAACTCCGCTGAAGCCATTGCACTGGGTGAAAGTGTCAAGAGCGACACAGGGAAGTTTATGGGCTGAAACACAGAAGTCTGATGAAGCATCTAG GGCTCCGGAGATTGATATTTCTGAGCTTGAAAGTCTTTTCTCTGTAATGATGCCGAATATGGAGGCAAAACGACAACGACAACACCCTTCTGTTGcaacaaaacaagaaaaagTTCTTCTG ATTGACCTTCAGCGCTCAAAAAATTGTGAAATTATGCTGAGGAACATTAAGATGCCACTGCCTGATCTAATG GGTTCAGTGCTTGCTCTTGATGATTCCATAGTTGATGGTGATCAAGTAGATTACCTAATAAAGTTCTGTCCAACTAAGGAAGAAATGGAACTACTCAAG GGTTATACAGGCAAAAAGGAGAACCTAGGGAACTGTGAACAG TTCTTCATGGAAATGATGAAAGTACCTAGGGTGGAATCAAAACTGAGAATCTTATCATTTAAGATAAAGTTTGTTACACAG GTTGCAGACCTAAAAAATAGTTTGAGTACCATCAATTCTGTTGCTGAAGAG GTTAGGAGCTCTGTCAAGCTTAAGCGAGTGATGCAAACGATTCTTTCTTTGGGGAATGCATTAAACCAAGGAACTGCTAGGG GTGCAGCTGTTGGATTTAGATTGGATAGTCTTCTTAAGCTCAGTGATATACGGGCACGTAATAATAGGATGACTCTCATGCATTATCTATGCAAG GTTCTTTCGGACAAGCTTCCTGAAGTTCTTGACTTCAACACGGATCTTGCACATTTAGAACCTGCCTCAAAG ATACAACTAAAGGAGCTGGCAGAAGAAATGCAAGCAATAACTAAAGGATTGGAAAAAGTCGAGCAGGAACTAGCGACATCTGAAAAGGATCCTCCAGAGACAGAGATATTTTACAGG AAATTGAAGGAATTCCTTGCTGATGCCCAAGCTGAAGGAAGGTCATTAGCTTTGCTTTACAGCACCGCG GGCAAAAGTGCTGATTCTCTAGCACATTATTTCGGTGAAGATCCTGTGCGATGTCCTTTCGAGCAAG TTGTCTCAACATTGCTAAGCTTCGTGAAAACGTTTGAGCGTGCCCATGCTGAGAACGTGAAACAGATGGAGCTGGAAAAGAAAAGAGCCCAAGCGGAAGCAGAAAAAGAGAAGGCCAAACTTGGTGCTCACAAGAAGGGGGAGTCGCCGAAGCCTGGAGTTCCAGACCGG ATAGAAGGGGACTCCAGATCGGACGGCTGGGGACGCAACCGCGGACGATATatacctccgcctccgcctgctcccatggccaccgccgcatccacctccgccgccgccgccgtcctcgcgtCCCGGCTCCTCCGACGCTCGCCGCGCCTGCTGCGGCGCCTCAGCCTCTCGCGCGCGGCGCCAGCGGCACTCTCGTCGTCGAGCCGCCCCCTCGCGCCTCTCGCTCGCCAACCGCTCGGCCACCGCGCTCGGATGGGGCACACCGccgcagcggccgcggccgccggacCAGCGCTCGGACTCACCAAGCCCAACGCCGTCGAGCCGCCTCAG ATCACCTTTTCCGCTAAAGACTTTGAATTCTCCGAGTGGAAGGGCGATATTCTCGCCGTCGCTGTCACAGAGAAGGATCTGTCCAAGGATTCCGACTCCAAATTCGAGAATGCCGTCTTGAAGAAGCTGGACAGCCAGCTCGGCGGTCTCctgtcggaggcggcggcggaggaagattTCACGGGGAAAGCCGGGCAATCGGTGGTTCTCCGCGTCGCAGGGCAGGGTTTCAAGAGGGTGGGCCTGATTGGTCTTGGCCAGAACGCCCCGTCCACCGCCGCTGCTTGCCGGGGCCTTGGCGAGTCTGTCGCATCAGTTGCCAAGGCTGCTCAAGCTAGCAGCGCTGCTATTGTTTTTGCCTCTCCCAGTGGGATCCAGGAAGAGTTCAAGCTGACTGCCGCTGCAGCAATTGCTTCTG GAACTGTGCTCGGGTCGTATGAGGACAGCAGATACAAGTCTGAGTCAAAAAAGGTGCACCTGAAACAGGTTGATATTATTGGACTGGGTTCTGGTCCGGAGGTGGATCAGAAACTTAAATATGCTAATGATCTTTCGTCGGGCGTGATATTCGGTAGAGAGCTCGTGAACTCTCCCGCCAATGTCCTTACCCCTG CTGTGCTTGCGGAAGAGGCATCAAAGATCGCTTCCACGTACAGTGATGTGTTCACTGCCACAATATTAGACGAGGAGAAATGCAAAGAGTTGAAGATGGGATCCTACTTGGCGGTTGCTGCCGCCTCTGCTAACCCCCCTCACTTCATCCACTTGTGCTACAAACCCACTGATGGGAACGTCAAGAGAAAGCTGGCTATTGTTGGGAAGGGTCTAACTTTTGACAG TGGTGGCTACAACATTAAGACTGGGCCAGGCTGCAGCATTGAACTGATGAAATTTGACATGGGGGGCTCTGCTGCTGTGTTTGGTGCAGCTAAAGCGTTGGGCCAAATCAAACCTCCTGGAGTAGAG GTTCACTTTATAGTTGCTGCCTGTGAAAATATGATTAGCGGCACAGGCATGAGACCTGGTGACATTGTGACTGCTTCTAACGGGAAGACAATTGAG GTAAATAATACTGATGCAGAGGGAAGGCTTACCCTTGCTGACGCATTGGTCTATGCTTGCAACCAAGGTGTTGAGAAG ATTGTTGATCTGGCAACACTAACTGGTGCTTGTGTTGTTGCACTTGGGCCTAACATTGCTG GGATTTTCACACCAAGTGATGAGCTTGCCAAGGAGGTTACCGCTGCTTCTGAGGTATCAGGCGAGAAGTTTTGGAGACTTCCACTGGAAGAGAGCTACTGGGAGTCCATGAAGTCTGGTGTTGCTGATATGGTCAACACTGGCGGTAGGCAGGGTGGTTCTATTACTGCTGCTTTGTTCCTGAAGCAG TTTGTTGACGAGAAAGTCCAGTGGATGCACATCGACATGGCGGGGCCAGTGTGGAATGACAAGAAGCGTGCTGCCACCGGTTTCGGAGTCTCCACATTGGTGGAGTGGGTCCTCAAGAACTCCTCTTCCTGA